From a single Collibacillus ludicampi genomic region:
- a CDS encoding VanW family protein, translated as MRKWGRNTAIGVCSIVFLVAIGCGSTSPSPTKPHIMKAPGRTFYHPQAFTVANGVRLQGNVIEGKTEEEVRSFVKLLAYRIDKMPSDAYKREKQTGIIPEEKGWQVDVDATVKKIRLAQPGENVEPVVKTIPPKITKDDLMVPIPPNSRRIGTFSTPILDRETTRMETIKRTTQLLNNTVLEPGHEFSFHRVVGMATREKGFTQRTVYGDGVIIQQEIGGGMCQVSSTLYNVALNAGMKVTERHPHSKPVPYVRQGHDATIYDDKDFRFINPTKDPVIIKSWVEADRVYVTFYQKEKTSSP; from the coding sequence ATGCGGAAATGGGGTCGGAATACGGCAATCGGTGTGTGCAGTATCGTCTTCCTGGTGGCGATAGGATGTGGATCCACTTCCCCCTCTCCGACAAAACCGCACATCATGAAAGCTCCTGGTCGCACATTTTATCATCCTCAAGCGTTCACAGTAGCAAACGGTGTAAGATTGCAAGGGAATGTGATCGAGGGGAAGACAGAAGAAGAGGTGCGTTCATTCGTGAAATTGCTGGCGTATCGCATCGACAAAATGCCGTCGGATGCCTATAAACGAGAGAAACAAACAGGGATTATTCCCGAAGAAAAAGGCTGGCAAGTGGACGTGGATGCCACCGTCAAGAAAATCCGCTTGGCGCAACCGGGTGAAAACGTGGAACCCGTCGTGAAAACCATTCCTCCAAAGATAACAAAAGATGATTTGATGGTCCCGATCCCCCCGAACAGCCGGAGGATAGGGACGTTTTCCACTCCCATCCTCGATCGGGAAACTACACGTATGGAAACGATCAAAAGAACGACTCAATTACTGAACAATACCGTTCTCGAACCTGGACATGAGTTTTCTTTTCATCGAGTGGTAGGTATGGCCACGCGTGAAAAAGGGTTCACACAGAGGACTGTCTATGGGGATGGGGTAATAATTCAACAGGAAATCGGCGGAGGCATGTGTCAAGTTTCCTCTACACTGTACAACGTAGCTCTCAACGCTGGAATGAAAGTGACTGAACGCCATCCCCATTCGAAGCCTGTCCCCTATGTCCGGCAGGGACATGACGCCACCATTTATGATGACAAAGATTTTCGTTTTATCAATCCGACGAAAGATCCTGTGATTATCAAAAGCTGGGTGGAAGCTGACCGTGTGTATGTCACCTTTTATCAAAAAGAAAAAACCTCGAGTCCGTAA